From Rana temporaria chromosome 7, aRanTem1.1, whole genome shotgun sequence, the proteins below share one genomic window:
- the SEC61A1 gene encoding protein transport protein Sec61 subunit alpha yields the protein MGIKFLEVIKPFCAILPEIQKPERKIQFKEKVLWTAITLFIFLVCCQIPLFGIMSSDSADPFYWMRVILASNRGTLMELGISPIVTSGLIMQLLAGAKIIEVGDTPKDRALFNGAQKLFGMIITIGQAIVYVMTGMYGDPSEMGAGICLLITIQLFVAGLIVLLLDELLQKGYGLGSGISLFIATNICETIVWKAFSPTTVNTGRGTEFEGAIIALFHLLATRTDKVRALREAFYRQNLPNLMNLIATIFVFAVVIYFQGFRVDLPIKSARYRGQYNTYPIKLFYTSNIPIILQSALVSNLYVISQMLSARFSGNLLVNLLGTWSDTSTGGPARAYPVGGLCYFLSPPESFGSVLDDPVHAVIYIVFMLGSCAFFSKTWIEVSGSSAKDVAKQLKEQQMVMRGHRETSMVHELNRYIPTAAAFGGLCIGALSVLADFLGAIGSGTGILLAVTIIYQYFEIFVKEQSEVGSMGALLF from the exons ATGGGCA tcaAATTTCTTGAAGTAATTAAACCCTTCTGTGCAATTTTGCCAGAAATCCAAAAGCCAGAACGAAAG ATCCAATTTAAAGAAAAGGTATTATGGACAGCCATCACACTCTTCATCTTCTTAGTATGCTGTCAG ATTCCCCTCTTTGGTATTATGTCTTCAGACTCTGCAGATCCATTTTACTGGATGAGAGTTATCCTGGCTTCTAACAGAG GTACTTTGATGGAGCTCGGTATTTCTCCAATTGTCACCTCTGGTCTCATCATGCAGCTTCTGGCCGGTGCCAAGATCATTGAAGTGGGAGACACACCAAAGGACAGAGCGTTGTTCAATGGGGCACAGAAAT tgttCGGTATGATCATCACAATTGGTCAAGCCATCGTCTATGTCATGACAGGAATGTACGGAGATCCTTCAGAGATGGGTGCTGGCATCTGTCTTCTCATCACTATACAG CTCTTTGTTGCCGGTCTCATTGTTCTGCTCCTGGATGAGCTGCTACAGAAGGGTTATGGTTTAGGCTCTGGAATCTCCCTCTTTATTGCTACCAACATCTGTGAGACCATCGTATGGAAGGCCTTCAGCCCGACTACAGTAAACACTGGCAGAG GCACAGAGTTTGAGGGAGCCATCATCGCTCTTTTCCACCTGCTCGCCACTCGTACCGATAAAGTCCGCGCTCTCCGGGAGGCTTTCTACCGCCAGAACCTGCCCAACCTCATGAACCTCATTGCCACCATCTTTGTCTTCGCTGTGGTTATATACTTCCAG GGCTTCAGAGTGGACCTGCCCATTAAATCTGCCCGCTACCGTGGTCAGTACAATACTTACCCCATTAAGCTCTTCTACACCTCCAACATCCCCATCATCCTGCAGTCGGCTCTGGTTTCCAATCTGTACGTCATCTCTCAGATGCTGTCTGCCCGATTCAGCGGGAACCTACTTGTCAACCTCCTGGGCACGTGGTCT GATACCTCTACTGGTGGTCCGGCTAGGGCGTACCCTGTAGGCGGCCTCTGTTACTTCCTCTCGCCGCCGGAGTCGTTTGGTTCGGTACTAGATGATCCTGTCCATGCGGTCATTTATATAGTCTTCATGTTGGGCTCCTGCGCCTTCTTCTCCAAGACATGGATTGAAGTGTCTGGTTCCTCTGCTAAAGAT GTTGCAAAGCAGCTTAAAGAGCAGCAGATGGTGATGAGAGGACACAGGGAGACCTCCATGGTGCATGAACTCAACAG GTACATCCCGACAGCTGCTGCGTTCGGTGGTCTCTGTATCGGCGCCCTCTCTGTCTTGGCAGACTTCTTGGGTGCCATCGGCTCGGGTACGGGAATATTGCTGGCCGTCACCATCATCTACCAATACTTTGAGATCTTCGTCAAAGAGCAGAGCGAAGTGGGAAGCATGGGCGCTCTGCTCTTCTAA